From the genome of Pelagicoccus sp. SDUM812003, one region includes:
- a CDS encoding FkbM family methyltransferase: MNSPHHSAENWPPPLDLSVDSKRFGNHYGGWNVLSEYINEHSLIYSAGVGEDASFDLELIDEKNCTIHAFDPTPRAIDWVKKNISSDHFKMHAFGLGASNRIATFSAPENPEYVSQTILKDVFKNTKKIDVQLHRLKTIMDKLGHSHIDILKMDIEGAEYEVIKDLADTDIRPKQILVEFHHRFDPLSVEDSVEAVATLRSIDYKTFWRSKSGYEIGLVHQPQEEA; the protein is encoded by the coding sequence ATGAACAGCCCACATCATTCTGCCGAGAACTGGCCCCCACCCTTAGATCTTTCAGTCGATAGCAAACGATTCGGAAACCACTATGGCGGATGGAATGTCTTATCGGAATACATCAACGAGCATTCGTTAATTTATTCGGCTGGCGTTGGGGAAGACGCCTCATTCGATCTCGAGCTCATAGACGAAAAGAACTGCACCATACACGCTTTCGACCCAACTCCAAGAGCCATAGACTGGGTGAAAAAAAACATAAGCTCTGACCATTTCAAAATGCATGCTTTCGGCCTCGGAGCCAGCAATCGTATCGCGACTTTCTCAGCCCCTGAAAACCCCGAGTATGTTTCTCAGACCATACTAAAAGACGTGTTTAAGAACACGAAAAAAATCGATGTGCAGCTCCACAGGCTGAAAACGATAATGGACAAGCTCGGGCATTCGCACATCGACATTCTCAAGATGGATATAGAAGGAGCGGAGTACGAGGTTATAAAAGACCTAGCCGACACAGACATTCGACCAAAACAGATCCTAGTGGAATTCCATCATCGTTTCGACCCGCTATCAGTCGAAGACTCTGTAGAGGCAGTTGCAACCTTGAGATCGATCGACTACAAGACCTTCTGGCGCTCAAAAAGCGGATACGAGATAGGCCTTGTTCATCAACCTCAAGAAGAAGCCTAG
- a CDS encoding glycosyltransferase family 4 protein, translating into MPVLSLNSESRRVSGVRTFCEVVVRQFSSSYMVCLNMTRADLSPPNELWLRPECSYEAEVVAAAILAWIGKMECDDGDPWFILPNVGETCYAAAAIVRERIGSNCHVVGICHSDLDRQYEVIEAWSSSLSALAGVSPSIVKKLSSRLPDFCGRIRLLDCPVRFSSKPCGNSSLVGDGPIELLYVGRLEKTQKRVDRLVGVVQALLRKGVSFRLSIVGEGSFESALREKLREVADRSSWDGACFYGVLEGDELEARFLAADVFLLTSEYEGTPIALLEAISLGVCPVVMQIESGVSDLLVSGETAVIVDQGDVEGMAAAVQNLDAERDRLKELSDCARSIVAERFSETSCRRKLEEIFSGCVGVRPSVPEEGRSKTHSGWVEAMFQRLQEGPKAGLAVYGAGVYGRKLIDRLMDEGVGIAMWVDSDSINWGLRHRGVLCVNPERMADGKVGTIAVASVAFAEEIASYVEKLFGESGVQLPRIIALREKSRRF; encoded by the coding sequence ATGCCCGTCTTATCGCTCAATTCGGAGTCTCGTCGCGTTAGCGGTGTAAGGACTTTCTGCGAAGTGGTCGTTCGGCAGTTTTCAAGCAGCTATATGGTGTGCTTGAACATGACGAGAGCTGATCTTTCACCGCCGAATGAGCTTTGGCTAAGGCCGGAGTGCAGTTATGAGGCCGAAGTCGTGGCAGCAGCGATTCTCGCGTGGATAGGGAAAATGGAATGCGACGACGGGGATCCTTGGTTTATTTTACCCAACGTAGGGGAGACTTGCTACGCGGCTGCTGCGATCGTGCGTGAACGTATCGGATCAAATTGTCATGTTGTGGGCATCTGTCACAGCGATTTAGACCGTCAGTACGAAGTGATAGAGGCCTGGTCTTCTTCTCTCTCCGCGTTGGCGGGAGTGAGCCCGAGCATCGTCAAGAAGTTGAGCTCTCGCTTGCCTGACTTTTGCGGGCGCATTCGTTTACTCGATTGTCCGGTACGCTTTAGCTCTAAGCCCTGCGGAAACTCGAGTTTGGTGGGGGATGGCCCGATCGAGCTCCTGTATGTCGGCCGACTAGAGAAAACGCAAAAAAGGGTGGATCGTCTGGTTGGGGTGGTGCAGGCGTTGTTGAGGAAAGGGGTGAGTTTTCGCCTGTCAATTGTGGGAGAGGGGAGCTTTGAATCTGCATTAAGAGAGAAACTTCGCGAGGTCGCCGATCGATCGAGTTGGGATGGGGCGTGTTTTTATGGCGTCTTGGAGGGAGATGAGCTCGAGGCGCGGTTTTTGGCTGCGGACGTTTTTCTGCTTACCTCTGAGTACGAAGGAACGCCCATCGCGTTGCTCGAAGCGATTTCGCTGGGAGTTTGCCCAGTGGTGATGCAGATCGAATCAGGTGTCAGCGACCTCTTGGTATCGGGCGAGACTGCTGTGATTGTCGACCAAGGCGACGTGGAGGGAATGGCTGCTGCGGTGCAGAATTTGGACGCGGAACGGGATCGCCTGAAGGAACTGAGTGATTGCGCAAGGTCGATCGTTGCTGAACGGTTTTCCGAGACCTCCTGTCGAAGGAAGCTGGAGGAGATCTTTTCCGGTTGTGTCGGCGTTCGTCCGAGTGTGCCGGAGGAGGGGCGGTCGAAAACACATTCGGGCTGGGTCGAGGCGATGTTTCAGCGACTTCAGGAGGGTCCGAAAGCTGGCCTGGCCGTTTATGGAGCCGGGGTTTACGGCAGAAAACTGATTGATCGATTGATGGACGAGGGGGTTGGTATCGCTATGTGGGTTGATTCGGATTCGATCAACTGGGGGCTGCGTCATAGGGGGGTGCTGTGCGTGAATCCGGAGCGAATGGCTGATGGGAAGGTGGGTACGATCGCTGTGGCCTCGGTCGCTTTCGCGGAAGAAATCGCTTCCTACGTCGAAAAATTGTTTGGTGAATCGGGAGTCCAGTTGCCTCGAATCATTGCGCTCAGGGAGAAGTCGCGGCGCTTCTGA
- a CDS encoding adenylyltransferase/cytidyltransferase family protein: MKKVITYGTFDLFHVGHLNLLRRAKELGDYLVVAVSSDGFNAVKDKRCAYSCEDRCAIVKAIKYVDEVIVEERWEQKAEDVRRLGIEVFVMGDDWKGRFDEELKGLCEVVYLPRTENISTTSIKIEIRKGDGAKG; encoded by the coding sequence TTGAAAAAAGTAATCACATACGGGACCTTCGATCTGTTTCACGTGGGGCATCTGAATCTGCTGCGTCGGGCTAAGGAGCTGGGCGATTACTTGGTGGTCGCGGTTTCGTCGGATGGCTTCAATGCGGTGAAGGACAAGCGCTGCGCTTATTCCTGCGAGGACCGTTGCGCTATCGTCAAGGCGATCAAGTACGTGGACGAGGTCATTGTGGAGGAGCGCTGGGAGCAGAAGGCGGAGGATGTGCGTCGCCTGGGAATCGAGGTATTTGTGATGGGCGATGATTGGAAGGGGCGTTTCGACGAGGAGCTGAAGGGGCTTTGCGAAGTGGTTTACCTGCCGCGCACGGAGAACATCTCCACCACCTCTATCAAGATCGAGATCCGTAAAGGCGACGGGGCGAAGGGGTAG